One Desulfomicrobium apsheronum genomic window carries:
- a CDS encoding efflux RND transporter periplasmic adaptor subunit, with translation MKRVFFLALLCMLAATVRAGELPPFEGLIEPRETVNFGSQVPGILEKVMVERGEKVEVGQILARLKSGVEAAALRTAEAKVDFGQRKSQRNEELTKKKLISMHEKDEIETELQLARLMVAEAKAQLEMRVIRSTIKGVVVKRTGAPGGYVGEEPFLTVAQIDPLSVELVIPVQYIGSIKEGVTAKVLPDEPVGGEYSAKVVIVDKVIDAASGTFGVRLELSNPQFRLPAGMKCRVFF, from the coding sequence ATGAAACGCGTATTTTTTCTGGCACTGCTGTGCATGTTGGCTGCCACGGTTCGAGCCGGGGAACTGCCGCCTTTTGAAGGGCTTATCGAGCCTCGGGAGACCGTCAATTTCGGCAGTCAGGTTCCGGGCATCCTGGAGAAGGTGATGGTGGAGCGGGGAGAAAAGGTCGAAGTCGGGCAGATCCTGGCGCGGCTCAAGTCCGGGGTCGAAGCCGCAGCCCTGCGCACGGCCGAGGCCAAGGTGGATTTCGGGCAGCGCAAGTCCCAGCGCAACGAGGAACTGACCAAAAAAAAGCTCATTTCGATGCATGAAAAAGACGAGATCGAGACCGAGTTGCAGCTGGCCCGGCTGATGGTGGCCGAGGCCAAGGCGCAACTCGAAATGCGGGTCATCCGCAGTACGATCAAGGGCGTGGTGGTCAAGCGTACTGGCGCACCCGGCGGCTATGTCGGCGAGGAACCCTTCCTGACCGTGGCGCAGATCGATCCTTTGAGCGTAGAATTGGTCATCCCGGTCCAGTATATCGGATCCATCAAGGAAGGTGTCACGGCCAAGGTCCTGCCGGACGAGCCGGTGGGTGGCGAGTACAGCGCCAAGGTCGTGATCGTGGACAAGGTCATCGATGCCGCCAGCGGAACCTTCGGCGTGCGGCTGGAACTCTCCAACCCCCAGTTCAGGCTGCCGGCGGGCATGAAGTGTCGGGTTTTCTTCTGA